The Oncorhynchus tshawytscha isolate Ot180627B linkage group LG05, Otsh_v2.0, whole genome shotgun sequence genome includes a window with the following:
- the si:ch211-241j12.3 gene encoding actin-85C isoform X2, whose amino-acid sequence MKAGFADQDLPNTIFPNIIGLPKYEEIMNGYLERETYIGHEAQHMRGVLALKYPMKNGIILNWDEMEKIWHHTFQQLHVAPDDHPVLLTEAAMNPLAIRQRMVELMFECFNVPLTYVAMQAVLALYAAGRTTGVVFDSGDGVSHSVPVFEGYCLPHAVQRCTLAGHDVTMHLKKLLQEQGFCMRTSAEMEIVREMKEKCCRVSQDYETELTCGGSASSAMNYTMPDGQVVHLSTERFRAPEILFKPELIGRDHYGMHESIFKSILSSDIDLRRSFLGNIVLSGGNTLLAGLPERLQSEIRTMVPTDLGECVRVTSPKDRDFSVWCGGAVLANLSSFASAWISQEEYEEYGPQIVFRKCF is encoded by the exons ATGAAAGCAGGGTTTGCCGATCAGGACCTCCCGAATACGATATTCCCAAATATCATTGGGCTGCCAAAATACGAG GAAATAATGAATGGCTACTTGGAACGGGAGACCTATATTGGACATGAGGCTCAACATATGAGAGGAGTCCTGGCACTGAAGTATCCCATGAAGAACGGAATTATACTTAACTGGGATGAAATGGAAAAG ATTTGGCACCACACATTCCAGCAGTTGCATGTGGCACCAGACGATCACCCTGTCCTACTGACCGAGGCAGCCATGAACCCACTGGCGATCCGTCAGCGCATGGTGGAACTCATGTTTGAGTGCTTCAATGTTCCTCTCACCTATGTGGCCATGCAGGCAGTGCTGGCACTTTATGCAGCAGGGAGAACCACAG GTGTAGTGTTTGACTCTGGGGATGGAGTGAGCCATAGTGTGCCAGTGTTTGAGGGATACTGTTTACCACACGCAGTGCAGCGCTGCACCTTGGCTGGCCATGATGTTACAATGCACCTTAAAAAG CTTCTGCAGGAGCAGGGGTTTTGCATGCGCACTTCTGCCGAGATGGAGATTGTGAGGGAGATGAAGGAGAAATGCTGCCGGGTGTCCCAGGACTATGAAACTGAACTAACCTGTGGAGGGTCGGCCAGCAGTGCGATGAATTACACCATGCCTGATGGCCAGGTCGTTCACCTCAGCACAGAGCGGTTCAG GGCTCCAGAGATTCTGTTTAAGCCAGAGCTGATTGGACGAGACCATTACGGGATGCATGAGAGTATTTTCAAGTCTATCCTTAGTTCAGACATTGACCTCCGGCGGAGTTTTTTGGGGAACATTGTCCTATCAG GTGGAAATACCCTGTTGGCTGGCCTGCCTGAGCGGCTTCAGAGTGAAATTAGAACCATGGTGCCTACAGACTTGGGGGAGTGTGTGCGGGTGACAAGCCCTAAGGACAGAGATTTCTCTGTATGGTGTGGAGGTGCAGTGCTGGCCAACTTGTCTTCCTTTGCCTCGGCCTGGATCAGCCAAGAGGAATACGAGGAATATGGCCCCCAGATTGTTTTCAGGAAGTGCTTCTGA
- the cfap206 gene encoding cilia- and flagella-associated protein 206 — MSRAQAESVIKNIIREIAQECAGKGHTVSETLVAFMVKAVVLDPRNLFNVDRTLTKQDVRKLVELCVDKLMDQGSPSLDTIKMQVYFDMNYTSRREFIEEHQRVLQSRLVPVSREITDSRVKTREDLEGLYRKIVSYVLLRSGLGSSTDITTVREATAALQSVFPQSELGTFLSLIKKDKEQQLNDLSMIVTGIRLFNKDSRKGGEGIDDLPAILNEAIPSTSKDIEWELELSQSLAWQYTSWLERLLDPEVETRECIVPLDMVKQALYNVRQHEAFLKVILADVILCAKQVETLQTELATRMKLLRVTVHSKTAVPTAQVFPHFTALAKFWSGLQDEMVLLSILSNIMENLQPFLAAQSQLFPDGQLEDILGLEIKKYEQRMKESSENRIDPYEIKTQEWLLPETTANFDKLPLQYNGICGYTLVKKDGLLLPGNPSIGVLKHREKYYVFSSKEAALRFGSKPDEYIAHVAEKAKQSPELIQLLQLHQQFACVTPYPEMQSGERLLVKPITKCDSSTQTETHLLETNIVKSYEWNEWELRRKAIKLANLRSKVTHSMQTNLSHMRRDNVTQTYHLEDVACQSKMDGNSNVPKPQVYLAGLRGGKTKTTHMIKTNLTRSVSE; from the exons ATGTCTCGTGCTCAAGCAGAAAGTGTGATAAAAAACATAATTCGAGAAATCGCCCAAGAATGTGCCGGAAAAGGGCATACTGTGTCAGAAACATTAGTGGCTTTCATG GTAAAAGCTGTTGTGTTGGACCCACGAAATCTATTTAACGTTGATCGGACTCTTACTAAGCAAGATGTTAGGAAACTTGTGGAA TTGTGTGTGGACAAACTCATGGACCAGGGGAGCCCTTCCCTTGACACAATCAAGATGCAAGTCTACTTCGACATGAATTACACATCTCGAC GTGAGTTCATCGAGGAGCACCAGCGGGTACTACAGTCAAGGCTAGTCCCAGTGAGTCGAGAAATCACTGACAGCAGAGTGAAAACACGTGAGGATCTGGAGGGCCTTTACCGTAAGATCGTCAGCTATGTTCTGCTGCGCTCGGGCCTGGGTTCTTCCACAGACATCACCACAGTGCGAGAGGCTACAG CTGCCTTACAGAGCGTCTTTCCCCAGTCAGAGCTGGGGACCTTCCTGTCCCTCATCAAGAAGGACAAGGAGCAACAGCTCAATGACCTCAGCATGATTGTGACTGGCATCCGTCTCTTCAACAAAGACagcaggaaaggaggagagggcatAGACGACT TGCCAGCTATTCTGAATGAAGCCATTCCATCCACCAGTAAAGACATTGAATGGGAGCTGGAGCTTTCTCAGAGTTTGGCCTGGCAGTACACATCCTGGCTGGAGAGGCTCCTGGACCCTGAGGTTGAGACCAGAGAATGTATTGTTCCCCTGGACATGGTTAAACAGGCTCTCTATAATGTACGACAACATGAAGCCTTTCTCAAAGTTATTTTG GCAGATGTCATTCTATGTGCAAAGCAAGTTGAAACCCTACAGACTGAACTAGCTACACGTATGAAGCTTTTGAGGGTCACCGTACATTCAAAGACTGCAGTACCCACTGCACAGGTTTTT CCCCATTTCACAGCTCTGGCAAAGTTCTGGTCAGGTCTTCAAGATGAGATGGTGCTGTTGAGCATCCTGAGTAACATAATGGAGAACCTGCAGCCCTTCCTGGCTGCTCAGTCCCAGCTCTTCCCTGATGGTCAGTTGGAGGACATACTGGGGTTGGAGATCAAGAAGTACGAGCAGAGAATGAAGGAGTCTTCAG AAAACCGTATTGACCCCTATGAGATCAAAACACAAGAGTGGCTCTTGCCTGAGACAACAGCCAACTTTGACAAATTACCACTGCAGTACAATGGAATTTGTGGTTATACACTTGTGAAGAAGGATGGGCTTTTACTGCCAG GCAACCCAAGCATAGGAGTCCTGAAACATAGGGAGAAATACTATGTTTTCAGCTCCAAGGAGGCAGCTTTAAGATTTGGATCCAAGCCAGATGAGTACATTGCCCATGTGGCAGAGAAAGCAAAGCAGTCCCCTGAGCTTATCCAGCTCCTCCAACTCCACCAACAGTTTGCCTGTGTCACTCCATATCCtgag ATGCAGTCAGGGGAGAGATTGTTGGTAAAACCCATTACAAAGTGTGACAGCAGCACTCAGACAGAAACTCATTTGTTGGAGACCAACATTGTGAAGTCATATGAGTGGAATGAGTGGGAGCTGAggagaaaagcaatcaaattg GCCAATCTTCGTAGTAAAGTGACCCACTCAATGCAGACTAATCTAAGTCACATGAGGAGGGATAACGTCACCCAAACCTACCACCTCGAAGATGTTGCATGCCAGAGCAAGATGGATGGCAATAGCAATGTCCCCAAGCCTCAGGTTTACCTGGCTGGTCTTCGAGGAGGGAAAACCAAGACTACACATATGATAAAAACAAACTTGACCAGATCAGTAAGTGAATAA
- the si:ch211-241j12.3 gene encoding uncharacterized protein si:ch211-241j12.3 isoform X1: MSHRQATEFQGASPSLPLPPDHVLNSGAVVFPGAFDQHGCPLVLFPVDSHGSLSDLSKSEVVDFIHYFLCLYNKKQEKESLVSVVADLRQATLNTTRFIAETLLLLELHRRTVHTVYIIQPKKKDVLKLLLKLLVPSKSYVALFKRVLLKAVFDLSNYIDRSQLTASLGGYLVYCHRSWVTFVKEIDGFVQEFLSVVQRLPSSISTLQTLSRQPVPSAFTELKAFCYTNEAKFHMLRRELGLDELLRHCECVVEKMRYPEKNSCYQAMVGTALFTNTAFDMLQNYSRITVAVEKIELLWQQAFSKAHLQLQVFQLRNEAQQLTEQIKSLQKEKLQPYRIEISKDARRAEMLMSEFEASIYTPAMALVRCSEDVIHTLAEVLPPGDVQTREEWVQDLDRLKENFHAAVELPHQTLRAVSDFYHYYRKANSWYNIVLCENFLQDLLWGVNYDPLPRRRHPLEMHGPVPVWRQAVGDFLRNNPSPDMEELVQLAHLANVIPDAHLQQTGKRLSQRCMNLCKLLTCPGVVPINDLQSALQWQYEFLRASHREGPKPHTNLAVGRVPEASLNIPDVTFSHNRTSGSRSDCHTKYNMHSHGSLSNLKHHQAPLGTSPSSAVSVAVSAVGKPPSLSSFDSGFDGAGSGHMETGAGREGWEGPSRVPGTRDSIRPITRQPKIHEENISSVSDVEERREDFDFGSMGSTSRASIQIIPKMTVDSMHFEIKLKRSATLPHNPWLSLPVEDLDDSYTVTITQNPSQSPQLRDVKNPNPSECYHHSDQLSNWSRDQPTQTEVQTNLQSRGAQPSDSVLQAQDSFDDSELSAIRDPLSSTITDARDGPNFTAESSPTLLWDTYDFHNPEQDSCERITSSMTEVSLNDWDLKEQEGLRKVEEILDRAAGILEEEENVMVQEQILAVLLKTESTSKPWESWGSEAQMSSSDLKAHGVLGLDDSLASADTDNQSDCRSPEATSGTVASEHSMGHNGRLTETGLTGLMCPQSSRGELLKELRGLHVLDELIMEENLKIHQLRQAEKQCLDEKPTQSVVSRSTSKERQEFLLELAREKREVEGMENSLDKEMTKECQLKRMSRTRKVVKCSVMERTSKLNLEDRALCDNLISDNRSQHHKVKHLPSLPQHSINLDPNESLSITATPCPDYAKTPVSQTCVQSVNGHSPHGDVNISGCGDAMVVDTPSYCDLTDHNSQVLTLPQITSDPNECIEEVGIQSREGTEKDVRSGEAFQSCTPETISFICEMCPEHGAFDPGANANTPVPKPRKASVPVNDKGQELKIPTKPIYRTLCPDSDSDPNPRLTPQVALNTHPKPKERNLKPTNSSPNPVLSQDVNKHRSDNNDKPFADQQASLCNDPLDFHEQSTLGGCSMGSTLTLVDSDCVQIEIHCSQKSEDVLTHLGSNSEALSRMSAEVTSGSCGADEWREVDVPDGFQRCGTARRSPANQPNHHIPTRDMTNFKTPIVLDTGSGLMKAGFADQDLPNTIFPNIIGLPKYEEIMNGYLERETYIGHEAQHMRGVLALKYPMKNGIILNWDEMEKIWHHTFQQLHVAPDDHPVLLTEAAMNPLAIRQRMVELMFECFNVPLTYVAMQAVLALYAAGRTTGVVFDSGDGVSHSVPVFEGYCLPHAVQRCTLAGHDVTMHLKKLLQEQGFCMRTSAEMEIVREMKEKCCRVSQDYETELTCGGSASSAMNYTMPDGQVVHLSTERFRAPEILFKPELIGRDHYGMHESIFKSILSSDIDLRRSFLGNIVLSGGNTLLAGLPERLQSEIRTMVPTDLGECVRVTSPKDRDFSVWCGGAVLANLSSFASAWISQEEYEEYGPQIVFRKCF; this comes from the exons AATTCCAAGGGGCCTCCCCCTCCCTTCCGCTGCCTCCAGATCATGTGTTGAACTCGGGAGCAGTAGTTTTCCCTG GTGCCTTTGATCAGCATGGATGTCCTCTAGTTCTGTTCCCTGTGGATTCTCATGGCAGTCTGTCAGATCTAAGCAAATCTGAAGTGGTTGACTTCATACACTACTTTCTCTGTTTGTACAA TAAGAAACAGGAGAAGGAGAGCTTGGTTTCAGTTGTGGCTGATTTGAGACAAGCCACTCTTAATACAACAAGGTTCATCGCTGAAACACTTCTTCTCCTTGAG CTTCATAGGAGGACAGTGCACACTGTATACATAATTCAACCGAAAAAGAAAGATGTTCTGAAACTATTGTTGAAACTGCTGGTACCATCAAAGTCTTATGTTGCTCTCTTTAAG AGAGTTCTGCTGAAAGCGGTCTTTGACCTTTCCAactacattgatagaagccagtTGACTGCATCTTTAGGCGGCTACCTGGTTTACTGTCATCGGAGTTGGGTTACCTTTGTCAAG GAGATAGATGGCTTTGTTCAGGAGTTTCTCTCGGTGGTCCAGAGGCTCCcgtcctccatctccactctgcaGACCCTCTCCAGACAGCCTGTCCCCTCTGCCTTCACTGAGCTGAAGGCCTTCTGTTACACCAACGAGGCCAAGTTCCATATGCTTCGGCG GGAGCTGGGGTTGGATGAGCTGCTAAGGCACTGTGAGTGTGTGGTGGAGAAGATGCGCTACCCTGAGAAGAACTCGTGCTATCAGGCCATGGTAGGGACAGCCCTCTTCACCAACACAGCCTTCGACATGCTGCAGAACTACAGCAG GATAACTGTGGCTGTGGAAAAAATTGAGTTGCTGTGGCAACAGGCCTTTTCCAAGGCCCACCTCCAGCTACAGGTCTTCCAGCTGCGTAATGAGGCACAGCAG TTAACAGAACAGATTAAAAGCCTTCAGAAAGAGAAGCTCCAGCCTTACAGAATAGAGATCTCTAAAGATGCCAGAAGGGCTGAGATGTTAATGTCAGAATTCGAGGCATCGATCTATACCCCTGCCATG GCCCTGGTTCGCTGTTCTGAAGATGTGATCCACACATTAGCTGAGGTTCTGCCTCCTGGTGATGTCCAGACCAGGGAAGAGTGGGTGCAGGATCTGGACAGACTGAAGGAGAACTTCCACGCTGCTGTAGAGCTCCCTCATCAGACCCTCCGAGCAGTCTCTgacttctaccactactacagAAAG GCCAATAGTTGGTACAACATAGTCCTGTGTGAGAACTTTCTCCAAGACCTTCTGTGGGGTGTGAACTATGACCCCCTCCCCAGGCGGCGCCACCCGCTGGAGATGCATGGCCCTGTCCCTGTGTGGAGGCAGGCAGTCGGTGACTTCCTGCGAAACAACCCCTCCCCGGACATGGAGGAGCTGGTCCAGCTTGCTCACCTGGCCAACGTCATCCCTGACGCCCACCTACAGCAGACTGGCAAACGGCTATCACAAAG atGCATGAAtctgtgtaaacttctgacctgtCCAGGTGTAGTACCTATCAACGACCTCCAGTCAGCGCTGCAGTGGCAGTATGAGTTTCTGAGAGCCAGCCACAGGGAAGGACCTAAGCCACACACTAACCTGGCTGTAGGCAGAGTACCTGAGGCCAGTCTCAACATTCCAGATGTGACGTTTAGTCACAATAGAACCTCTGGTTCCAGGTCTGACTGCCACACTAAGTACAACATGCACAGCCACggctctctctccaacctcaagCACCATCAGGCCCCTCTGGGTACGTCTCCCTCCAGTGCCGTCTCTGTGGCTGTGTCTGCTGTGGGGAAgcctccctccctcagctccTTTGACTCTGGCTTTGATGGAGCAGGAAGTGGCCACATGGAGACAGGAGCTGGgcgagagggatgggaggggccGTCCAGGGTGCCAGGCACCAGGGACTCCATCAGGCCCATCACCAGGCAGCCCAAGATCCATGAGGAGAACATCTCCAGCGTGTCTGATGTTGAGGAGCGCAGGGAGGATTTTGACTTTGGCTCCATGGGCAGCACCTCAAGGGCCAGCATTCAGATCATCCCAAAGATGACTGTGGACTCGATGCATTTCGAGATCAAGCTGAAGCGTTCGGCTACCCTGCCCCATAATCCATGGCTCAGTCTGCCTGTGGAAGATCTTGATGACTCCTACACGGTCACCATCACTCAGAACCCATCACAGTCACCACAGTTGCGGGACGTTAAGAACCCAAACCCTTCAGAGTGCTACCACCACAGTGACCAATTATCCAACTGGTCCAGAGACCAGCCCACACAGACGGAGGTACAAACCAATCTTCAGAGCAGAGGGGCACAGCCCAGCGACAGTGTCCTACAGGCACAGGACAGCTTTGATGACTCGGAACTGAGTGCCATTCGGGATCCCCTTTCAAGCACCATCACAGATGCAAGAGATGGGCCCAACTTCACTGCAGAGAGCAGCCCCACTCTACTCTGGGATACGTATGACTTTCACAACCCCGAACAGGACAGCTGTGAAAG GATAACCAGCTCCATGACTGAAGTCTCGTTAAATGACTGGGACCTGAAGGAGCAGGAGGGTCTCAGGAAGGTAGAGGAGATCTTGGACCGGGCAGCTGGAATACTAGAG GAGGAAGAGAATGTGATGGTACAGGAGCAGATATTGGCTGTCCTTCTGAAGACTGAGAGCACAAGCAAACCGTGGGAATCATGGGGCAGTGAGGCGCAG ATGTCCTCCAGTGACCTTAAGGCACATGGTGTCCTGGGCCTTGATGACAGTCTTGCCTCTGCAGACACTGACAACCAGAGTGATTGCAGGTCACCAGAGGCAACTAGTGGAACTGTGGCCTCAGAACACAGCATGGGCCACAATGGACGGCTGACGGAGACTGGGTTGACTGGTCTGATGTGCCCTCAAAGCAGCAGGGGAGAGTTGCTGAAGGAGCTGAGAGGACTGCATGTTCTGGATGAGCTCATCATGGAGGAGAACCTCAAGATCCACCAGCTTCGACAGGCTGAGAAGCAGTGCCTTGATGAAAAGCCCACTCAATCAGTGGTTTCCCGAAGTACGAGCAAGGAGAGGCAGGAGTTTCTATTAGAACTAgcgagggagaaaagagaagtgGAGGGGATGGAAAATAGCCTAGACAAAGAGATGACAAAAGAATGTCAACTCAAGAGGATGAGCAGAACTAGGAAAGTAGTGAAATGCTCAGTAATGGAAAGGACTTCTAAACTTAACTTGGAGGACCGTGCACTCTGTGATAATCTTATATCAGACAATAGGAGCCAACACCACAAAGTGAAGCACTTGCCATCCTTACCCCAACACTCCATAAACCTGGATCCTAATGAATCCCTCAGTATTACTGCAACCCCATGTCCAGATTATGCCAAAACCCCTGTATCACAAACATGTGTTCAAAGTGTAAATGGTCATTCCCCACATGGTGACGTTAATATATCCGGCTGTGGTGATGCCATGGTAGTTGACACCCCCAGCTACTGTGATCTTACTGATCACAATTCACAAGTTTTAACTCTACCACAAATCACTTCTGATCCCAATGAATGTATTGAAGAGGTTGGAATCCAAAGCCGTGAGGGTACAGAGAAAGATGTAAGATCTGGGGAAGCCTTTCAAAGTTGCACACCAGAGACTATTTCCTTTATATGTGAAATGTGCCCTGAACATGGAGCATTTGACCCAGGGGCTAATGCCAACACCCCTGTGCCTAAACCAAGAAAGGCATCTGTTCCTGTGAATGATAAAGGTCAAGAACTCAAAATTCCAACCAAACCCATATATAGAACTCTCTGCCCTGATAGTgattctgaccctaaccctaggcTCACACCGCAAGTTGCGCTCAATACTCACCCGAAGCCTAAAGAGCGAAACCTCAAACCTACAAACAGTTCTCCTAATCCTGTTCTGAGTCAAGATGTGAATAAACACAGAAGTGACAACAATGACAAACCCTTCGCTGATCAACAGGCATCCTTATGTAATGACCCTTTGGACTTCCATGAACAGTCAACGCTAGGCGGCTGCTCTATGGGATCAACATTAACGCTTGTTGACTCTGACTGTGTTCAGATAGAAATCCACTGCTCCCAGAAATCTGAGGATGTGTTAACACATTTGGGGTCTAATTCTGAAGCACTATCTCGTATGTCTGCTGAGGTAACATCTGGATCATGTGGAGCTGATGAGTGGAGAGAAGTAGATGTCCCTGATGGGTTTCAGAGGTGTGGTACTGCCAGGAGATCACCTGCCAATCAACCCAACCACCACATCCCCACCAGAGAC atgaCCAATTTCAAGACCCCTATTGTGCTGGACACAGGGTCTGGTTTGATGAAAGCAGGGTTTGCCGATCAGGACCTCCCGAATACGATATTCCCAAATATCATTGGGCTGCCAAAATACGAG GAAATAATGAATGGCTACTTGGAACGGGAGACCTATATTGGACATGAGGCTCAACATATGAGAGGAGTCCTGGCACTGAAGTATCCCATGAAGAACGGAATTATACTTAACTGGGATGAAATGGAAAAG ATTTGGCACCACACATTCCAGCAGTTGCATGTGGCACCAGACGATCACCCTGTCCTACTGACCGAGGCAGCCATGAACCCACTGGCGATCCGTCAGCGCATGGTGGAACTCATGTTTGAGTGCTTCAATGTTCCTCTCACCTATGTGGCCATGCAGGCAGTGCTGGCACTTTATGCAGCAGGGAGAACCACAG GTGTAGTGTTTGACTCTGGGGATGGAGTGAGCCATAGTGTGCCAGTGTTTGAGGGATACTGTTTACCACACGCAGTGCAGCGCTGCACCTTGGCTGGCCATGATGTTACAATGCACCTTAAAAAG CTTCTGCAGGAGCAGGGGTTTTGCATGCGCACTTCTGCCGAGATGGAGATTGTGAGGGAGATGAAGGAGAAATGCTGCCGGGTGTCCCAGGACTATGAAACTGAACTAACCTGTGGAGGGTCGGCCAGCAGTGCGATGAATTACACCATGCCTGATGGCCAGGTCGTTCACCTCAGCACAGAGCGGTTCAG GGCTCCAGAGATTCTGTTTAAGCCAGAGCTGATTGGACGAGACCATTACGGGATGCATGAGAGTATTTTCAAGTCTATCCTTAGTTCAGACATTGACCTCCGGCGGAGTTTTTTGGGGAACATTGTCCTATCAG GTGGAAATACCCTGTTGGCTGGCCTGCCTGAGCGGCTTCAGAGTGAAATTAGAACCATGGTGCCTACAGACTTGGGGGAGTGTGTGCGGGTGACAAGCCCTAAGGACAGAGATTTCTCTGTATGGTGTGGAGGTGCAGTGCTGGCCAACTTGTCTTCCTTTGCCTCGGCCTGGATCAGCCAAGAGGAATACGAGGAATATGGCCCCCAGATTGTTTTCAGGAAGTGCTTCTGA